The genomic stretch TCATGTTAAATTTTAAAATTTAGCGAATACAACAACATGCTTAAACTTCGGATTTAATCAGATACGGCTCGATCACTTTCCAGAGCTCCGGCAGATCAGTACAACCTTGAGAATCAATAAAATGTCCGTGATGCTTGGCATTCACCACAATCGCGTTCAGACTGTCCGCCTGTTCCAGGCTAAATTCTGGTGCAACCCGGTCATCTCCCTCGGAGTAGATCACCACACGCTCTGCAACCTGTTGTTTGAGTAAATCGAAATCGATATCCGCGGCATCAATAAAAGGGTTTATTTCATCCAGACGACCCAATCGACCATTAAATCCCGCGATCAGTACCAGTTGCTGAATTTTCTGCTGTTTTAATTCTCTGGATAAGTAGTGCAATGCGGCCACAGTTCCCAAGCTATGTGCAATAAAGATACTGTCCTCGTCAATTGCATCAATCTGTTCACGCATTTGTTGATCCCAGGTGTCCAGTGTCGGTGTAGTTGATGGATCCAGCCGGAGGACTTTTAAACTGACATTTTCCTGTTGGGCTTTTTCCTGAATCCATGGGTACCAGTTTTCTTCCGGGCTTGCAGTATAACCATGTACGACAATTACTTGGTTCATTTGAAATTTCTCTTTATTTTGTGCTGATATTCCCGAGTCTGCCTGATCGGATTTTTATTTTGGGTAAGTAAATGTTGTTTTGTTTAAACCGGTTTGACTATTTATTCGCAATAAAAAAAGGCGCATATTGCGCCTTTTTTTAAAACAAAACTTATTTCTTGTCATTGCCGCCGAACAATGGACCCATACCACCCCCGCCGCCAAACTGTTTCTGCAAGCCGCCGAGTGACTTCATCATTTTTGCCATACCGGATGGATTGGCAAATTTTTTCATCATCTTGGCCATTTGGGCATGTTGCTTGATCAGCTTGTTGACTTCTGCCACTTCCATACCACAACCTGCTGCGATACGTTTTTTACGGCTTGGGTTCATCAAGTCCGGGTTACGGCGCTCTTTGATAGTCATCGACTGGATAATCGCTTCCATTTTCTTGACCTGCTTTTCAGGATTGGCTTGCGCCAACGCATCTTGCAGACCGGCATTGCTCATGCCAGGAAGTTTGTCCAGGAAGCCCATCATGCCGCCCATCTTGTTCATCTGCTCAAACTGCATCAGCATGTCTTCAAAGTTGAAGCTGCCGCCTTTTTGCAGTTTTTTCGCCATTTTTTCGGCTTTTTCTTTGTCGACCTTGCGTTCAAGTTCTTCGACCAAAGAAAGTACATCACCCATACCGAGAATACGCTGTGCAACACGCTCAGGATGGAATGGCTCCAAGGCATCGAGTTTCTCACCCATACCCAAGAATTTGATTGGCTTGCCGGTAATCGCCCGTACTGAAAGCGCTGCACCACCGCGCGCATCACCATCAGTTTTGGTCAGGATCACACCAGTTAAAGGCAAGGCATCATTAAATGCTTTGGCGGTGTTTGCCGCATCCTGACCGGTCATGGCATCGACCACGAACAGGGTTTCAGTCGGGTTAATCGCTGCATGCAGCTCTTTGATTTCACCCATCATGTCATCATCGATATGCAAACGACCTGCCGTATCGACAATCAGCACATCGGCAAACTGGATTTTTGCCTGTTCAATCGCGCGATTCACAATCGTAATCGGTTTTTCGTCTGCGCTAGATTCCAGGAAAATCGCACCGACTTCACCCGCGACAGTCTGTAGCTGTTTGATCGCAGCCGGACGATACACATCGGCAGAGACCATCACGACTTTTTTCTTTTGACGTTCTTGTAAGAAGCGTGCAAGTTTCGCTGCAGTTGTTGTTTTACCTGCACCCTGCAAGCCTGCCAGCAGGACAACCACAGGTGGTTTTGCAGCGAGGTCGAGGCTTTCATTGGCCTCGCCCATCATTTTGGTCAATTCGTCATGAACGATTTTGACAAAAGCCTGCCCAGGAGATAACTGAGTCATCACTTCCTGGCCCAATGCTTCTTCCTTAACTTTCGCGATGAATTCACGAGTTACAGGTAACGCAACATCGGCCTCAAGAAGCGCCATACGCACTTCACGTAACGTATCTTTAATATTGTCTTCGGTTAGCTGCCCTGAGCCAGTAACATTTCTTAAACTCTGCGTGAGTCGTTCTGTTAAGGTATCAAACATTGCAAAATCCGCTTAAAATAGCCATGAGCAAAAAATTGTTTCTTAAAATAGAAAATTTATGCATAGAATGCTATAGGATACTGTAGTTCGCAGCGAATTTATATAAATGAATATTCATCACCCTTAAAAAGGTTTGACATGGTTAGCCTCCCCTTGGTTTATACGATCTTAGCATTAGTCGCTTATACCGCTTCCTTCTGGTATCTGTTCATTCATTTAATGTCTAAACGTGCTCCTAATCAATGGTTTGTCTCGCTAACCGCACTGCTTGGACTGGGCTTGCATGCGCTGGTTTTATATGGCGATATGCATACCCCGCTGGGCATCAATTATGATGTCTTTGCCCTGTTTTCCTTTACCTCTGGTCTGATGCTGTTACTCAGCATTATTTACAGCACTTATCGTCCGATTATTGCCCTGAACCTGATCGGGATTCCGGTGGCTGCGACCGGATTAATTCTTGGCTTTGCGTTTACTCAGCCTGCAAAAATCATCACACAAAACTCTTTGGGTCTGGATATTCATATTATCCTGTCTTTGTCTGCTTATGCGGTATTGCTCATGGCGACCATTCAGGCCGTAATTTTACGCTTTCAGGATCGTGAGCTGAAAAAGAAGCAAAAACGCCGCGTTTGGGTCAGTTTGCTACCCTCTTATCAAGACATGGAATCATTGCTGTTTGATATGCTGATGACCGGTTTTGTTTTACTTACCCTCGCTTTGGGCTTTGGCTTTTTTACTATCGACAATTTCTTTGCTCAACATCTGGCACATAAAACGGCGTTCAGTATCATTTCCTGGCTTGTTTACGGTTCACTATTAATTGGACACTGGAAGTTTGGCTGGCGTGGCCAAAAAGCTGTGCGCTTTACCCTACTCGGTTTTGGCTTGCTGGCACTGGGTTTTATTGGTTCTAAATTTGTGCTGGAAATGATTCTAGGGCGATAATTCTGAGCCGTGAATATTCAATTCATTGTTCAATAAACAGATTCTAGCTCTAATATTTTTTTAAACGATTATACGCCCCGCACGCACTGATAATGGCCAGCGAATGACTCTGGGCAATTCTGGATCTTCCCATTCTGGCAATAAGGCATCTGCCAGTGCATTTAATGGATTATGTCCAAGTGCTTGAGTGGCTGCTTTCACGGCTGACCAAGTACTTATATAACCAATTAACTGATAAAAGTTCCATTCAACCTGCAATACCGGTGGCCGAATCACAATTTCCTGAAATGGAAATGGGAGATTTTTATATCCTTCATCTACATGGCGACGTTCGGGCGGCCAGTACGGTGCAAGCGTGACTTCATAAAAAGGCTTAAAATAATGATTCAGATGTGGCTCATCCACACTGAACACGCCGTAGCTAATTAAAGCCAGAATGGCGTTAGGCCGGGCAATACGGCGAACTTCTGCGTAAAATTTTTCCAGATCGAGCCAATGCGCTGCTTGAGCCACCGAAATCAGATCAACACTCTGGTCAGCACACGGGATATCTTCAGCGAATGCCTGACCATACTGAATTTTTGGATGCGGTTTGGCCTGAGCAATCTGCTCACTACTCGCATCAATAGCCATCACCTGATCAAAGTAATTCGCCAAAACTTCTGAAAGCTGTCCAGAACCACAGCCGATATCTACAGCCAATTTAGTACTTGGTGACAGCTCTGCCAATAGCTTTCCCAATGCATCCGGATAATGCGGACGAAACAAGGCATAATCCTGTGATTGCTGGGAGAAATGATCTTTAAATTCCCTGTTTTCCATATATGCTTTCCAGACCAGTTTTATTTCAGTCTAAATAGCCAGTCAGGGAATGCAGTTGGAATTTGGTTTCAGTCACTTCCTGTTTTTAAAATGCAGAATTCATCCAATGAATAGAATCATGTTCTTGACTTAGTCATTCAAGCTATTCTGCTTGATCTGATACTCTGCCTTGAAGGCTTTGTAGCTCAGCCGGTCTGCGGAGACTTCCGTTAAAGGATTGACTTCCTGCATGGAGGACAAGCAGCGCTCTGTCAGCTGAATATATTCTTGTGTCCCTTTGCTTTTCCAAGCAATTTCTTTGGTGTCCAGGGGACGGATGACCCGTGCTGGACTACCGAGTACCAATGAATTTTCCGGAATTTGGGCCTTGGCTTTAACCGTACTATTAGCACCAACAATGGTATTTTCACCAATCTCGGCTTCATCAAGAATCACGCTGTTCATGCCGACCAGTACATTTTTACGAATGATACAGCCATGTAAAATCGCGCCGTGTCCGATATGGCCATACTCTTCGACCAGCGTGACGCTACCGGGAAAGCCATGGATGGTACAGGAATCTTGAACATTGGCATTTTTCTGGATGTGAATCCCGCCGAAGTCGGCTCTTAAAGTAGCGAAAGGCCCGATATATACGCCCTCTTCAATCACTACATCCCCGATCAGAACGGCTTGCGGATGCACATAAGCGTGAGGGCTGACCACAGGAATCACCCCATCAATGGCATAACACGGCATTATTTTATTCCTTTAAAAATGCAGAATTAGATTAGCTGACGGCTTCCAGTCGCAAACCGCCAAAGCGTTTATAGAATTGTGGATGTACCGGCGGCATCGAACCTTCCGAAGTTCGGGCGATCTCCATAAAGAATTCATCCCCTGCCGCAACCACCGTTTGATACAAATTACTGCTCAGATTACGGGCATTCAGGGAAAGCCAGTTGGATGGCAATAATTCAAAAGGCAGAT from Acinetobacter lwoffii encodes the following:
- a CDS encoding class I SAM-dependent methyltransferase codes for the protein MENREFKDHFSQQSQDYALFRPHYPDALGKLLAELSPSTKLAVDIGCGSGQLSEVLANYFDQVMAIDASSEQIAQAKPHPKIQYGQAFAEDIPCADQSVDLISVAQAAHWLDLEKFYAEVRRIARPNAILALISYGVFSVDEPHLNHYFKPFYEVTLAPYWPPERRHVDEGYKNLPFPFQEIVIRPPVLQVEWNFYQLIGYISTWSAVKAATQALGHNPLNALADALLPEWEDPELPRVIRWPLSVRAGRIIV
- the ffh gene encoding signal recognition particle protein, with protein sequence MFDTLTERLTQSLRNVTGSGQLTEDNIKDTLREVRMALLEADVALPVTREFIAKVKEEALGQEVMTQLSPGQAFVKIVHDELTKMMGEANESLDLAAKPPVVVLLAGLQGAGKTTTAAKLARFLQERQKKKVVMVSADVYRPAAIKQLQTVAGEVGAIFLESSADEKPITIVNRAIEQAKIQFADVLIVDTAGRLHIDDDMMGEIKELHAAINPTETLFVVDAMTGQDAANTAKAFNDALPLTGVILTKTDGDARGGAALSVRAITGKPIKFLGMGEKLDALEPFHPERVAQRILGMGDVLSLVEELERKVDKEKAEKMAKKLQKGGSFNFEDMLMQFEQMNKMGGMMGFLDKLPGMSNAGLQDALAQANPEKQVKKMEAIIQSMTIKERRNPDLMNPSRKKRIAAGCGMEVAEVNKLIKQHAQMAKMMKKFANPSGMAKMMKSLGGLQKQFGGGGGMGPLFGGNDKK
- a CDS encoding RBBP9/YdeN family alpha/beta hydrolase; amino-acid sequence: MNQVIVVHGYTASPEENWYPWIQEKAQQENVSLKVLRLDPSTTPTLDTWDQQMREQIDAIDEDSIFIAHSLGTVAALHYLSRELKQQKIQQLVLIAGFNGRLGRLDEINPFIDAADIDFDLLKQQVAERVVIYSEGDDRVAPEFSLEQADSLNAIVVNAKHHGHFIDSQGCTDLPELWKVIEPYLIKSEV
- a CDS encoding cytochrome C assembly family protein — encoded protein: MVSLPLVYTILALVAYTASFWYLFIHLMSKRAPNQWFVSLTALLGLGLHALVLYGDMHTPLGINYDVFALFSFTSGLMLLLSIIYSTYRPIIALNLIGIPVAATGLILGFAFTQPAKIITQNSLGLDIHIILSLSAYAVLLMATIQAVILRFQDRELKKKQKRRVWVSLLPSYQDMESLLFDMLMTGFVLLTLALGFGFFTIDNFFAQHLAHKTAFSIISWLVYGSLLIGHWKFGWRGQKAVRFTLLGFGLLALGFIGSKFVLEMILGR
- a CDS encoding DapH/DapD/GlmU-related protein; protein product: MPCYAIDGVIPVVSPHAYVHPQAVLIGDVVIEEGVYIGPFATLRADFGGIHIQKNANVQDSCTIHGFPGSVTLVEEYGHIGHGAILHGCIIRKNVLVGMNSVILDEAEIGENTIVGANSTVKAKAQIPENSLVLGSPARVIRPLDTKEIAWKSKGTQEYIQLTERCLSSMQEVNPLTEVSADRLSYKAFKAEYQIKQNSLND